The following are encoded together in the Cicer arietinum cultivar CDC Frontier isolate Library 1 chromosome 2, Cicar.CDCFrontier_v2.0, whole genome shotgun sequence genome:
- the LOC101514095 gene encoding sucrose synthase 6-like produces the protein MASPLAFKRTDSIADNMPDALRQSRYHMKRCFAKYIEKGRRLMKLHHLMEELEQTIDDTNEKNQLLEGILGFILTSTQEAVVDPPYVAFAIRPTPGVWEYVCVNSEDLSVEATTSTDYLKFKERIYDENWANDENAFEADFGAFDFGSPKLTLSSSIGNGLYFISKLLTSKTTGKSAKLQTIVDYLLTLNHHGESLMINDTLNSAEKLQMALIVVDVFLSAIPKDTSYQKFELELKERGFEKGWGDTAGRVKETMRTLSEVLQAPDPVNLEKFFSRIPTMFKVVIFSVHGYFGQADVLGLPDTGGQVVYILDQVKALEEELLLRIKQQGLNFKPQILVVTRLIPDARGTKCHHEFEPINDTKHSHILRVPFYTEKGILRQWVSRFDIYPFLERFTQDATTKILDQMDGKPDLVIGNYTDGNLVASLMARKLNITQATIAHALEKTKYEDSDVKWKELDPKYHFSCQFMADTVAMNSADFIITSTYQEIAGSKDKPGQYESHDAFTLPGLCRVVSGINVFDPKFNIAAPGADQTIYFPCTEKDKRLSQFHPVIEDLLFNKVDNNEHIGYLAERRKPIIFSMARLDVVKNLSGLVEWYAKNKKLRSLVNLVIVGGFFDPSKSKDREEMAEIKKMLDIIERCQLKGQFRWIAAQTNRYRNGELYRCIADTKGAFVQPALYEAFGLTVIEAMNCGLPTFATNQGGPAEIIVDGVSGFLINPLNGDESSNKIVSFFEKCKADPSYWNTISAAGLQRINECYTWKIYANKLVNMGNIYTFWRVVNKEEKKAKQRYIHMFYNFLFRNLVKNVPIPCDEPQTLGKPPSLKHQGSSTKRSQSTLRRLFGA, from the exons atggcTTCTCCACTTGCCTTCAAGCGCACAGATTCAATAGCAGATAACATGCCTGATGCATTGAGGCAAAGTAGGTACCATATGAAGAGGTGCTTTGCTAAGTACATAGAGAAGGGGAGAAGACTAATGAAACTTCATCATTTGATGGAAGAATTGGAACAAACTATAGATGATACTAAtgaaaaaaatcaacttttggaGGGCATTCTCGGATTCATATTGACCTCTACAcag GAAGCTGTTGTTGATCCACCATATGTGGCCTTTGCGATTAGACCTACTCCAGGAGTATGGGAATATGTATGTGTGAACTCTGAGGACCTTTCTGTTGAGGCTACTACCTCCACTGACTACCTCAAATTTAAGGAAAGGATATACGATGAAAATTG GGCAAATGATGAAAATGCATTTGAAGCAGACTTTGGAGCATTTGATTTTGGGAGTCCTAAATTAACCCTATCTTCTTCAATTGGGAATGGACTTTACTTTATTTCAAAGTTATTAACTTCAAAAACCACTGGGAAATCGGCAAAATTACAGACTATAGTGGACTACTTGTTGACACTAAATCATCATGGAGAA AGTCTCATGATAAATGACACCTTGAACTCAGCTGAAAAGCTTCAGATGGCATTAATAGTGGTTGATGTTTTCCTTTCAGCAATTCCCAAAGACACTTCATATCAGAAATTTGAGCTAGA GTTAAAAGAGCGGGGGTTTGAGAAAGGATGGGGAGATACTGCAGGAAGGGTGAAGGAGACAATGAGAACTTTATCAGAAGTACTCCAAGCTCCGGATCCGGTGAACTTGGAGAAATTTTTTAGCAGGATTCCTACAATGTTCAAAGTAGTGATCTTCTCAGTTCATGGTTATTTTGGTCAAGCTGATGTTCTTGGCTTGCCAGACACTGGTGGTCAG GTAGTTTACATATTGGACCAGGTCAAGGCTTTGGAGGAAGAGTTGCTTTTAAGAATTAAGCAACAAGGGCTAAATTTTAAACCTCAAATTCTTGTG GTAACAAGGTTGATACCTGATGCTAGAGGAACCAAGTGCCACCACGAGTTCGAACCGATCAATGATACCAAGCATTCTCACATTCTACGTGTGCCTTTTTATACAGAGAAAGGAATCTTGCGTCAATGGGTTTCTCGCTTTGACATTTATCCTTTCCTTGAGAGGTTTACTCAG GATGCAACAACCAAGATTTTGGACCAAATGGATGGCAAACCAGATCTTGTTATTGGAAATTACACAGATGGAAATTTGGTAGCATCATTAATGGCTAGAAAACTTAATATAACTCAG GCAACTATAGCACATGCTTTAGAGAAGACCAAGTATGAAGACTCTGATGTTAAGTGGAAAGAGTTAGACCCCAAATATCACTTCTCATGTCAATTCATGGCTGATACAGTTGCAATGAATTCAGCTGATTTCATCATAACCAGCACATACCAAGAAATTGCTGGAAG CAAAGATAAACCTGGACAGTATGAAAGCCATGATGCATTTACTCTTCCAGGGCTTTGTAGGGTTGTTTCAGGGATAAATGTGTTTGATCCCAAGTTCAATATAGCTGCACCTGGAGCTGACCAAACTATCTATTTCCCTTGCACAGAAAAAGACAAAAGACTCTCTCAATTTCACCCTGTCATTGAAGATCTTCTCTTTAATAAAGTAGATAACAATGAGCATAT TGGATATCTAGCAGAAAGGAGGAAACCAATAATATTCTCAATGGCAAGGCTTGATGTAGTGAAGAACTTAAGCGGATTAGTCGAATGGTATGCGAAGAACAAGAAACTAAGAAGCTTGGTGAACCTTGTCATAGTAGGAGGCTTCTTTGACCCTTCAAAATCAAAAGATAGGGAAGAAATGGCAGAAATAAAAAAGATGCTTGATATAATTGAAAGGTGTCAACTAAAGGGCCAATTCAGATGGATTGCCGCGCAGACTAATCGATATCGCAACGGAGAGCTCTATCGCTGCATTGCTGACACAAAGGGAGCTTTTGTGCAGCCTGCTTTGTATGAAGCTTTTGGATTAACTGTGATTGAAGCAATGAACTGTGGCTTGCCAACTTTTGCAACAAATCAAGGAGGTCCAGCAGAAATCATTGTTGATGGAGTCTCAGGATTCCTCATTAACCCTCTCAATGGAGATGAATCAAGCAACAAGATTGTTTCTTTCTTTGAAAAATGCAAAGCAGATCCATCATATTGGAACACAATTTCTGCAGCTGGATTGCAACGCATAAATGAATG CTATACATGGAAGATCTATGCAAACAAGTTGGTAAATATGGGGAACATTTACACCTTTTGGAGGGTAGTGAACAAGGAGGAAAAAAAGGCAAAGCAAAGATACATACATATGTTCTACAATTTCTTATTCAGAAATTTG GTTAAGAATGTACCTATTCCATGTGATGAACCTCAAACATTAGGCAAGCCACCAAGTCTTAAACACCAAGGATCTAG CACTAAACGTTCACAATCCACATTGAGAAG GCTATTTGGAGCTTAA